Proteins encoded within one genomic window of Sphingomonas sp. KRR8:
- a CDS encoding GreA/GreB family elongation factor — MSVAFRRESDDEHLEPSFELPIPPGPNLVTARGLQQIEERAAALEEQLAGDLPEEQRKKVLRDARYWRQRLASAQLVPTPTGDTVAVGTRVTFERDGQERTILVVGHDESDPATDRVSFLAPLVRAMLGAEEGDEVDYAGGTLNVLSIAPGP, encoded by the coding sequence ATGAGCGTCGCTTTCCGCCGGGAGAGCGATGACGAGCATCTCGAGCCCAGTTTCGAGCTGCCGATCCCGCCCGGCCCCAACCTCGTCACCGCGCGCGGGCTCCAGCAGATCGAGGAACGTGCAGCCGCGCTGGAGGAGCAGCTTGCCGGTGATCTGCCGGAAGAGCAGCGGAAGAAAGTGCTCCGCGACGCCCGCTACTGGCGGCAGCGCCTGGCCAGCGCCCAGCTTGTGCCCACGCCCACCGGAGACACCGTCGCAGTCGGCACGCGGGTGACTTTCGAGCGCGACGGCCAGGAACGCACCATCCTGGTCGTCGGACATGACGAAAGCGACCCCGCCACCGATCGCGTCTCCTTCCTCGCTCCCCTGGTGCGCGCCATGCTTGGCGCCGAGGAGGGCGACGAGGTGGACTATGCGGGCGGGACGCTCAACGTGCTTAGCATTGCGCCTGGTCCTTAA
- a CDS encoding EAL domain-containing protein, which translates to MPLPSAEAGKKPVKLMLWLTLICAVIGWMGIGEILEDQLRSLRNFFHMHAPSGQIVLVEVNNRSIREQGAWPWPRSSLATIVDKASQAGAKGIFLTTPLDGRTTPADDQRLAQAIAASGRVTIPVRTRSGVGFEGHAADEGPLSLFTRNAKVADVSIFYNYQQATWFGLFGSPFEQQSVPSMAAVLSGRDGLPHSGHFRIDYSIDATRVPRVNASDLLAGRVPAQALAGKSVVLGLTGENFGEQLWVPGQGRMGLAYVPILAAETLKQGMPVSFDHLGFIPFLLCSLILSIWSIRGQSRRSQDLPLMGGAVLALGLPLLLEMKLIFLDVVPALVMITVVAVRLGWQRWRSGGLVNAQTGLPNLTALREATGNGGFLLAAARVHNYAEIASTLPGESEAELVRQIVARLSVADKPMTVYQGDEGIFAWFAEPGPAVTNHLEALHTLFRAPVSIEGRSVDVALTFGVELGSNRGNASRLGSALVAADEAWEEGLRWKYYDPAREEEASWRLSLLGELDAAIDRGEVWIAYQPQLDLKTNRIIGAEALARWTHPDKGPISPAEFVAAAEQQGRIAKLTDFVLDRAISTASAINRRGQDFTIAVNISPRLLSDRGLVQRIKERLVVHQLAPEKLTLELTETESLQSADDGLAMLENLRRLGVRIAIDDYGTGLSTLDYLKKVPASELKIDQSFIRAMKLNRSDLIMVQSTIALAHSLGRTVVAEGVEDRATLDQLVELQCDIVQGYLVGRPMGVRELVQSLPIRHVRQVA; encoded by the coding sequence ATGCCTTTGCCCTCCGCGGAAGCGGGCAAGAAGCCAGTCAAGCTGATGCTCTGGCTGACGCTGATTTGCGCTGTGATCGGCTGGATGGGCATTGGTGAGATTCTGGAAGATCAGCTCCGGTCCCTCCGCAACTTCTTCCACATGCATGCGCCCAGCGGCCAGATCGTGCTGGTCGAGGTCAACAATCGCAGCATCCGCGAACAGGGTGCGTGGCCCTGGCCCCGTTCCAGCCTTGCCACAATCGTCGACAAAGCCAGCCAGGCCGGCGCCAAGGGCATCTTCCTGACCACGCCGCTCGACGGTCGCACCACCCCGGCTGACGACCAGCGCCTCGCTCAGGCGATTGCCGCTTCGGGCCGAGTGACTATTCCGGTCAGGACGCGAAGCGGGGTCGGTTTCGAAGGCCATGCGGCGGATGAGGGTCCGCTGTCGCTGTTCACGCGCAATGCGAAGGTCGCGGACGTATCGATCTTCTACAATTACCAGCAGGCGACCTGGTTCGGCCTTTTCGGCAGCCCATTCGAGCAGCAGTCGGTGCCAAGCATGGCGGCGGTGCTGTCCGGACGCGACGGCCTTCCGCATTCCGGTCATTTCCGGATTGATTATTCCATCGACGCCACTCGCGTTCCTCGGGTCAACGCGTCCGATCTTCTGGCCGGGCGCGTGCCCGCGCAGGCTCTTGCCGGCAAGTCGGTCGTCCTGGGCCTCACTGGCGAGAATTTCGGCGAGCAATTGTGGGTCCCGGGGCAAGGGCGGATGGGACTTGCCTATGTCCCGATTCTCGCTGCCGAGACCTTGAAGCAGGGTATGCCGGTGAGCTTCGACCACCTCGGCTTCATTCCATTTCTGCTTTGCAGCCTGATCCTTTCCATCTGGTCGATCCGGGGCCAAAGCCGCCGATCTCAGGACCTCCCGCTGATGGGCGGCGCCGTTCTTGCACTGGGGCTGCCCCTATTGCTCGAGATGAAGCTCATCTTCCTCGATGTGGTGCCCGCATTGGTGATGATTACCGTGGTCGCGGTCCGGCTTGGATGGCAGCGCTGGCGGAGTGGTGGGCTGGTGAATGCCCAGACCGGCCTTCCCAACCTGACGGCCTTGCGTGAAGCGACCGGCAATGGGGGTTTCCTCCTCGCCGCGGCGCGGGTCCATAACTATGCGGAGATCGCGTCGACGCTGCCAGGCGAGAGTGAAGCGGAGCTGGTCCGCCAGATTGTCGCGCGGCTGTCCGTCGCCGACAAGCCGATGACCGTCTACCAAGGCGACGAGGGCATCTTCGCCTGGTTTGCCGAACCCGGGCCCGCCGTCACCAACCACCTGGAAGCCCTGCACACCCTGTTCCGCGCACCGGTATCCATCGAAGGCCGCTCCGTCGACGTGGCGCTGACCTTCGGGGTCGAGCTTGGCAGCAACCGTGGCAACGCCAGCCGGCTCGGCAGCGCGCTGGTCGCCGCCGACGAGGCGTGGGAAGAAGGGCTGCGCTGGAAATATTACGATCCAGCCCGCGAAGAGGAAGCAAGCTGGCGCCTGTCGCTGCTCGGCGAGCTGGACGCCGCGATCGACCGTGGCGAGGTGTGGATTGCCTATCAGCCACAACTCGACCTCAAGACCAACCGGATCATCGGGGCGGAGGCGCTCGCGCGCTGGACCCACCCCGACAAGGGCCCGATCAGCCCGGCGGAGTTCGTCGCGGCGGCCGAGCAGCAAGGCCGCATCGCCAAGCTGACCGACTTCGTGCTGGACCGCGCCATCTCGACCGCGTCGGCGATCAACCGGCGGGGTCAGGACTTCACGATCGCCGTCAACATCTCACCGCGCCTGCTGAGCGACCGCGGGCTGGTCCAGCGCATCAAGGAACGGCTCGTCGTCCATCAGCTGGCACCAGAGAAGCTGACGCTTGAACTGACCGAGACCGAATCGCTGCAGAGCGCCGACGATGGGCTCGCCATGCTGGAGAACCTGCGCCGGCTCGGCGTCCGGATCGCCATCGACGATTATGGCACCGGCCTGTCGACACTGGACTATCTCAAGAAGGTGCCGGCAAGCGAACTCAAGATCGACCAGAGCTTTATCCGCGCGATGAAGCTCAACCGTTCGGACCTAATCATGGTCCAGTCGACAATCGCACTCGCCCATTCGCTCGGCCGAACGGTCGTTGCCGAAGGAGTCGAGGATCGCGCCACGCTTGACCAGTTGGTCGAGCTGCAGTGCGACATCGTGCAAGGTTATCTGGTCGGACGCCCAATGGGCGTGCGCGAACTGGTCCAGTCCCTGCCGATCAGGCACGTCCGGCAGGTCGCCTGA
- a CDS encoding YbaK/EbsC family protein: MSLETVRAFLAEHAPEARLIEAHASTATVADAAAALGVEPARIAKTLALRVNSDVLLLVTRGDARLDNAKCKAAFGGRPRMLGAEETLAVTGHPVGGVCPFGLATPLPVYCDVSLRGFDTVFPAAGSRNSSVEFTPARLAEVTAAEWVEACVLPEQAS, from the coding sequence ATGAGCCTCGAGACAGTGCGTGCCTTCCTTGCCGAGCATGCGCCCGAAGCCCGGCTGATCGAAGCGCATGCGAGTACCGCGACGGTGGCCGACGCCGCGGCGGCGCTTGGCGTCGAGCCGGCTCGAATCGCCAAGACCTTGGCATTGCGCGTCAATAGCGACGTGCTGCTGCTGGTGACGCGAGGGGACGCTCGGCTGGACAACGCCAAGTGCAAGGCGGCGTTCGGCGGGCGTCCGCGCATGCTTGGGGCCGAGGAGACGCTGGCGGTGACCGGCCATCCGGTTGGCGGCGTGTGCCCGTTCGGGCTGGCTACACCCCTGCCCGTCTATTGCGACGTGAGCCTGCGCGGGTTCGACACGGTCTTTCCGGCAGCCGGAAGCCGCAACAGCTCGGTCGAATTCACACCCGCACGGCTGGCAGAGGTGACCGCCGCCGAGTGGGTCGAGGCCTGCGTCTTGCCTGAACAGGCCAGCTAG
- a CDS encoding secondary thiamine-phosphate synthase enzyme YjbQ, which translates to MRQALGTLTITAARQGLHEITGEVGEWLGQQGLSDGLLTLFLRHTSASLLIQENAAPAARRDLERYFAMLAPESGSYEHDDEGPDDMPAHLRGALTNTHLSVPVMDGRMMLGTWQGIYLFEHRRTPSPRQLALHLVGE; encoded by the coding sequence ATCCGACAGGCCCTTGGCACGCTCACCATCACGGCTGCCCGCCAGGGCTTGCATGAGATTACTGGCGAGGTCGGAGAATGGCTCGGCCAGCAGGGTTTGAGTGACGGTCTTCTGACCTTGTTCCTGCGGCACACGTCAGCCTCCCTTCTGATCCAGGAGAATGCCGCTCCCGCAGCGCGCCGTGATCTTGAGCGCTATTTCGCCATGCTGGCGCCCGAGAGCGGCAGCTACGAGCATGACGACGAGGGCCCGGACGACATGCCTGCCCACCTGCGCGGCGCCCTGACCAATACGCACTTGTCAGTGCCGGTGATGGATGGCCGGATGATGCTTGGCACCTGGCAGGGCATCTACCTGTTCGAGCACCGCCGGACCCCCTCTCCCCGGCAGCTCGCCCTGCATCTTGTCGGCGAATGA
- a CDS encoding amino acid racemase: MRKLGIIGGASWNSTALYYDHINRQVAQRLGGLHSARLVLESLDFEDDYARYHRTGDWAGAEKVVVDASQRLKAAGAEGLLFASNTMHKSAEAASKATGLEVVDIREATAARIVADGRSRVALLGTRFTMTEEWARAPYMERGIVIQELTPEWRTEVDRIIYEELAGGRVVRDSQRKLKTLITELGKLKVQAIVLGCTELVLAVDTRANVLPVYDTTAIHAGAAVQWMLADVQEEQARVAA; this comes from the coding sequence GTGCGCAAGCTCGGAATCATCGGCGGGGCGAGCTGGAACTCGACCGCACTCTATTACGACCACATCAACCGGCAGGTCGCGCAGCGGCTCGGTGGGCTGCACAGCGCTCGGCTGGTGCTCGAAAGCCTCGACTTCGAGGATGATTACGCCCGTTATCACCGCACCGGCGATTGGGCCGGCGCGGAGAAGGTCGTCGTCGACGCCTCCCAGCGTCTGAAGGCGGCGGGGGCCGAAGGCCTGCTGTTCGCCTCCAACACCATGCACAAGTCGGCCGAGGCGGCGAGCAAGGCCACTGGGCTTGAGGTCGTCGACATCCGTGAGGCGACCGCCGCGCGGATCGTGGCCGACGGCCGTAGCCGGGTCGCCCTTCTGGGCACCCGCTTCACCATGACGGAGGAATGGGCCCGCGCACCCTATATGGAGCGTGGCATCGTGATCCAGGAGCTCACGCCCGAGTGGCGGACCGAGGTAGACCGGATCATCTATGAGGAGCTGGCGGGTGGCCGCGTGGTCCGCGACAGCCAGCGCAAGCTGAAGACGCTGATCACCGAACTCGGCAAGCTCAAGGTTCAGGCGATCGTGCTCGGCTGCACTGAACTGGTGCTGGCGGTCGACACCCGCGCCAACGTTCTGCCGGTCTACGACACGACGGCGATCCACGCCGGCGCTGCTGTCCAGTGGATGCTGGCCGACGTTCAGGAAGAACAGGCCCGCGTCGCCGCTTAA
- a CDS encoding GFA family protein has translation MNERTATCRCGQLQARCTGEPVRVSICHCFNCQKRSGSSFAAQARWPDDQVCWSGEAKTWSTTGDSGQRADFRFCPECGSTVGYQAEGLPGLTAIAVGAFADPTFPPPVYSVYEERKHAWVAIVSEGTEHYD, from the coding sequence ATGAACGAGCGCACCGCCACCTGCCGCTGCGGCCAGCTTCAAGCTCGCTGCACGGGCGAGCCGGTGCGCGTGTCCATTTGCCACTGTTTCAATTGCCAGAAACGGTCGGGCAGCAGTTTCGCCGCTCAGGCGCGCTGGCCGGACGATCAGGTTTGCTGGTCGGGTGAGGCGAAGACCTGGTCGACGACCGGCGATTCCGGCCAGCGTGCCGACTTCCGCTTCTGCCCGGAATGCGGTTCGACCGTCGGCTATCAGGCCGAAGGACTTCCCGGGCTGACCGCTATCGCGGTCGGAGCCTTCGCGGACCCGACGTTTCCGCCGCCCGTTTACTCCGTGTATGAAGAACGCAAGCACGCATGGGTGGCGATCGTCAGTGAGGGCACGGAGCATTACGACTAG
- a CDS encoding NAD(P)(+) transhydrogenase (Re/Si-specific) subunit beta: MTLPAVPAEAAAHAQPGWALLAYLVAGVCFILALRGLSSPVSSQRGNRLGMIGMAIAVVTTLATHVPAYRVAQRCLDIASGPICHDMVGPQGRFITDWGAVLSILAAITIGAIIGIVTARRIQMTAMPQLVAAFHSLVGLAAVLVGAAAYLNPEAFGIAVRITPIATPSFLAILPVSRIELGLGVAIGAITFSGSVIAFLKLNGNMSGSPILLPGRHVINLAVLAGILGLIAYFTQDQAPWVFFTVMALSFAIGFLLIVPIGGADMPVVVSMLNSYSGWAAAAMGFTLHNSAMIITGALVGSSGAILSYIMCRAMNRSFISVIAGGFGATASSGGGEVIDRPYKRGSAEDAAFLMKQADQVIIVPGYGMAVAQAQHVLREMADQLKKEGVRVKYAIHPVAGRMPGHMNVLLAEANVPYDEVFELEDINSEFAQTDVAFVIGANDVTNPAAKTDKSSPIYGMPVLDVEKARTVLFIKRSMGGAGYAGVDNELFYRDNTMMLLSDAKKMVEEIVKALA; encoded by the coding sequence ATGACCCTTCCGGCCGTGCCCGCCGAAGCCGCCGCCCACGCCCAGCCTGGCTGGGCCCTGCTCGCCTACCTCGTCGCGGGCGTCTGCTTCATTCTCGCGCTAAGGGGCCTGTCGAGCCCCGTCAGCAGCCAGCGCGGCAACCGCCTCGGCATGATCGGCATGGCGATCGCGGTAGTGACTACGTTGGCGACTCACGTTCCGGCTTACCGCGTTGCGCAACGGTGTTTGGACATCGCGAGCGGACCAATTTGCCACGACATGGTTGGTCCTCAAGGACGGTTCATCACCGATTGGGGAGCGGTCCTCTCAATCCTGGCCGCCATCACTATCGGCGCCATCATCGGCATTGTCACCGCCCGCCGCATCCAGATGACGGCGATGCCGCAGCTGGTCGCGGCCTTTCACAGCCTCGTCGGCCTTGCCGCGGTGCTGGTCGGCGCCGCCGCCTACCTCAACCCCGAGGCGTTCGGCATCGCCGTCCGCATCACTCCGATCGCGACCCCGTCCTTCCTCGCCATCCTGCCCGTCAGCCGGATCGAGCTCGGGCTCGGCGTCGCCATCGGTGCGATCACCTTTTCGGGCTCGGTCATCGCCTTCCTCAAGTTGAACGGCAACATGAGCGGGTCGCCGATCCTCCTGCCGGGCCGGCACGTCATCAATCTCGCGGTGCTGGCCGGCATCCTTGGCCTGATCGCCTACTTCACCCAAGATCAGGCGCCGTGGGTGTTCTTCACCGTCATGGCGCTCTCCTTTGCCATCGGCTTCCTGCTGATCGTGCCCATCGGCGGCGCCGACATGCCGGTCGTGGTGTCGATGCTGAACAGCTATTCGGGCTGGGCCGCGGCGGCGATGGGCTTCACACTCCACAACAGCGCGATGATCATCACGGGCGCACTGGTCGGCAGCTCGGGCGCGATCCTCAGCTACATCATGTGCCGAGCGATGAACCGCAGCTTCATCTCGGTCATCGCCGGCGGCTTCGGCGCAACGGCGAGCAGCGGGGGCGGGGAGGTCATCGATCGGCCCTACAAGCGCGGTTCGGCCGAGGACGCGGCCTTCCTGATGAAGCAGGCCGACCAGGTGATCATCGTCCCCGGCTACGGCATGGCGGTGGCGCAGGCGCAGCACGTGCTGCGCGAGATGGCCGACCAGCTCAAGAAGGAGGGGGTTCGGGTCAAGTACGCCATCCACCCCGTGGCGGGACGCATGCCCGGCCACATGAACGTGCTGCTGGCCGAAGCGAACGTGCCCTATGACGAGGTCTTCGAGCTCGAGGACATCAACTCCGAGTTCGCGCAGACCGATGTCGCTTTCGTGATCGGCGCCAATGACGTCACCAACCCCGCCGCGAAGACGGACAAGAGCTCACCCATCTACGGGATGCCGGTGCTGGACGTCGAAAAAGCGCGCACCGTGCTCTTCATCAAGCGCTCGATGGGTGGCGCCGGTTATGCCGGCGTCGATAACGAGCTGTTCTATCGCGACAACACCATGATGCTGCTGTCCGACGCCAAGAAGATGGTCGAGGAAATCGTCAAGGCACTGGCTTGA
- the uvrC gene encoding excinuclease ABC subunit UvrC, giving the protein MPLPNQKFTLSQGWRRSPKSASVSKADRPHHPRAAERFNEEQATSTVQGGGEAPDLEAGVAAIRNVLKTLPARPGVYRMQDAKGDVLYVGKARALKQRVTNYTQVTRLSKRLQRMVAQTRSMTIVTTRTEAEALLLEAQLIKRFRPPYNVLLRDDKSFPFILLREDHAFPRVQKHRGARRAKGQYFGPFASAGSVTRTLNALQKLFLLRSCSDSFFQNRSRPCLLYQIRRCSAPCVGRIEQSSYDELVEDAKNFLGGKSTGVQARLSKSMAEAAEKQDYELAAIFRDRLRALTYIQGSQTVHAEGLGDADIFGLACASGQMCIQAFFIRGGQNWGHRAFFPSHTADVPEAEVLASFLVQFYEDMPPPKRVLVDRELPEPELIAEALSERAERKVLIERPQRGDRRKLIEQASRNAQEALERRMAEGTTQSKLLRELADTFELTDIPKRIEVYDNSHIMGTNATGAMIVAGPEGFRKNSYRKFNIKSAQTDDDFGMMKEVLERRFARLEKDDPDRASGEWPDLLLIDGGRGQLNAVLEIMENAGVHDIPVVGVAKGPHHGREGREVFHLPNGRELTLPVNAPLLFYLQRLRDEAHRFAIGTHRAKRAKSLTTSTLDEVPGIGPNRKRALLMHFGTARAVKGAALEDLERAPGISKGTARQLYDYFHPNG; this is encoded by the coding sequence ATGCCACTGCCGAACCAAAAGTTCACCCTCTCGCAAGGTTGGCGGCGATCACCTAAGTCAGCCAGTGTGAGCAAGGCCGACCGTCCCCATCATCCCCGCGCCGCCGAGCGCTTCAACGAGGAGCAGGCGACCTCCACTGTTCAGGGTGGGGGCGAAGCGCCCGACCTGGAGGCCGGCGTGGCGGCGATCCGTAATGTGCTGAAGACATTGCCAGCACGGCCCGGTGTCTACCGAATGCAGGATGCCAAGGGCGACGTTCTCTATGTCGGCAAGGCGCGAGCGTTGAAGCAGCGGGTGACTAACTACACCCAGGTCACAAGGCTTTCGAAGCGGCTGCAGCGGATGGTGGCCCAGACCCGTTCCATGACCATCGTCACTACGCGCACGGAGGCTGAGGCGCTGTTGCTCGAAGCGCAGCTGATCAAGCGCTTTCGGCCACCCTACAACGTCCTGCTGCGGGACGACAAAAGCTTTCCTTTCATCCTCTTGCGCGAGGATCATGCATTTCCGCGCGTGCAGAAGCACCGCGGGGCTCGGCGGGCGAAAGGCCAATATTTCGGACCGTTCGCCAGCGCGGGGTCAGTCACGAGAACACTTAATGCGCTGCAGAAGCTGTTCCTGCTAAGAAGTTGTTCCGACAGCTTTTTCCAGAACCGGTCGCGGCCTTGCCTGCTGTATCAAATCCGGCGTTGCTCAGCTCCGTGCGTGGGCCGCATCGAGCAGTCATCCTATGACGAGCTGGTCGAGGACGCGAAGAATTTCCTGGGAGGTAAGTCCACCGGGGTTCAGGCTCGACTGAGCAAGTCGATGGCCGAAGCCGCCGAGAAACAGGATTATGAGCTGGCGGCGATCTTCCGTGATCGGCTGCGTGCGCTGACCTACATTCAGGGCAGCCAGACGGTTCACGCCGAGGGTCTGGGCGATGCCGATATCTTCGGCCTCGCTTGCGCCTCGGGACAGATGTGCATCCAGGCGTTCTTCATCCGTGGTGGGCAGAATTGGGGCCACCGCGCCTTCTTCCCCAGCCATACCGCCGACGTGCCGGAGGCGGAGGTGCTGGCGAGCTTCCTGGTACAATTCTACGAAGATATGCCGCCGCCCAAGCGCGTGCTGGTCGACCGTGAGTTGCCCGAGCCCGAACTGATCGCCGAAGCCTTGTCCGAGCGGGCCGAGCGCAAGGTCCTGATCGAACGGCCCCAGCGGGGGGACCGGCGCAAGCTGATCGAGCAGGCGAGCCGCAACGCGCAGGAGGCGCTGGAGCGGCGGATGGCCGAGGGGACGACGCAGTCAAAACTGCTGCGCGAGCTGGCGGACACGTTCGAGCTGACCGACATTCCAAAGCGGATCGAGGTCTATGACAACAGCCACATCATGGGGACCAATGCGACTGGAGCGATGATCGTTGCCGGCCCCGAAGGCTTCCGCAAGAACAGCTATCGCAAGTTCAACATCAAGTCGGCCCAGACGGACGACGACTTCGGCATGATGAAGGAAGTGCTGGAGCGGCGCTTCGCCAGGCTGGAGAAGGATGATCCCGACCGGGCCAGTGGCGAGTGGCCGGATCTGCTGCTGATCGACGGCGGGCGCGGTCAGTTAAATGCGGTGCTGGAGATCATGGAGAATGCGGGCGTCCACGACATTCCGGTCGTCGGGGTTGCCAAAGGACCTCATCATGGCCGCGAGGGGCGTGAGGTCTTCCACTTGCCGAACGGGCGGGAGCTGACGCTTCCCGTCAATGCGCCCTTGCTATTCTATCTGCAGCGATTGCGGGATGAGGCGCATCGGTTTGCGATCGGAACGCACCGGGCCAAGCGGGCCAAGAGCCTGACCACCTCCACGCTGGACGAGGTGCCGGGAATTGGGCCTAACCGGAAGCGAGCACTGTTGATGCATTTCGGCACCGCACGCGCGGTGAAGGGTGCGGCGCTGGAGGACCTTGAGCGGGCACCCGGCATCAGCAAGGGTACCGCGCGTCAGCTGTACGATTACTTCCACCCGAACGGATGA
- a CDS encoding NAD(P) transhydrogenase subunit alpha, with product MDLISIVSIFVLACCVGYFVVWSVTPALHTPLMAVTNAISSVIIVGALIAAAASGNPVAKWLGLLGVVLASINIFGGFAVTSRMLAMYKKKER from the coding sequence ATGGACCTGATCTCGATCGTCTCGATCTTCGTGCTGGCCTGCTGCGTGGGCTATTTCGTCGTCTGGTCGGTGACCCCGGCGCTGCACACGCCGCTGATGGCGGTCACCAACGCCATTTCATCGGTCATCATCGTCGGCGCGCTGATCGCCGCGGCCGCCAGCGGCAACCCGGTCGCCAAGTGGCTGGGGCTGCTCGGCGTGGTGCTCGCCAGCATCAACATCTTCGGCGGCTTCGCGGTGACCAGCCGAATGCTCGCCATGTACAAGAAAAAGGAGCGCTAG